TGTTTTAAAGCGCCCTCGTTTTCAAATAATAATTCTAAATAAGCGGTCCGAGTTACTATTCTTTTAAATACGTGCAAAACTCGTTCAAGTACAAATTCGGCTTGCTTGGCTTGTTTTATGTGACAAATAAGTAAAGGAATGAGTTTGTCTAATACTTGTCGGCCCCGGCTGCCAATGCTGCGCTTGCTTACATCATCTCTAAAGTCTGATAGTAAACGCCAAATGGCTTCACTATTCCATATAACCGAATCTTGAGTTGTGTGTTCTTGTTCAACCCAGGCGATAGATTCTTCATCACTCCAACGACTGTTCCAAAGTACACTCCAATGTTGGTCTTCGGCCTGATGGTTAGGGCTTTCAACACCAATTAATTGCTCGAACGTTGCATGCACATCATCCATATGCGCTTGTAGAACGAGCATAAAGGCTTGCCAAGCATCAAAATTAAGAATAGTGATCAATCGTTGTTTGTCTAAATCATTATCAGGTAGTGTTTGAGTTTGTTTGTCGGCTAAAGCTTGTAAAATATTTTCAACACGGCGTAAAAAACAATAAGCATTTTGTAATACTCTTTTATCGTCTTCTTCGAGCTCGCCAGCAATAACCAGCTGAGGTAAAACGGTGAGTAAATTGCGTTGCTGTAATTCTTCAACTCTGCCACCACGAATAAGTTGAAATACTTGGACGATAAATTCAATTTCTCGAATACCACCGGCCCCAAGTTTAATATTATTGACCAATTGTTTGCGACGAACCTCTTGGGAAATCATGCTTTTCATTTTACGCAAACTATCAATAACACTAAAATCGATATAACGGCGATAAACAAAAGGTTTTAACATGGTGGTTAATTGTTGGTGATAGTCTTCCTCTTGAGTTGGCGACGTTGCTAAATGAGGGATAACACGCGCTTTTAGCATGGCGTAACGTTCCCAGTCTCGGCCTTGCTCTTGGTAGTAATCTTCCATAGCATTGAATGTTAATACCAGTGGACCACTATCGCCAAAAGGTCTTAATCGCATATCAACCCGATAGACAAAACCGTCTGCGGTTTGTTGATGAAGAGCGGCAATTAATTTTTGCGCTAAACGGGTAAAAAACTGTTGGTTGTCTAAGCTACGTCGGCAGCCCTTGGTTTCTCCGCTATAAGGATAAACAAAAATTAAGTCGATGTCAGACGAGAAGTTAAGCTCTTTTCCGCCCAGTTTGCCCATACCATAAACAAGTAACTGTTGAGGTTGGTCGTCATTACTGGTTGGTACGCCCCACTTTTCTTGGCAAAATTCGGTTAACCAATGCAAACTTGTTTGAATAAGAGCATCTGCCAGTAACGACAATCTTTCTAACGATTTTTCAAGATCAATGTTTAGTACTAAGTCTGCAACAGCAATATTAACCATTTGCTGTAATCGAAAGTTTCTTAAAATCTTATGTAGTTGCTCTTCACTTTTACAGTCTACTAATAAATCTTGCAGTAACGTTTCGTAGGCTGGTGTGGTGGTAAGGTAAACACTTTTACTTACAAATAATTCGAACACTAATTCAGGCGCTTGCAATGCACTTGCTAATATAAAGTCGCTTAAGGTAATTGCGATTTTAAAGTGTTCAAGCTGCTGTTGTGTTAGTATTTGATAACTGTCAGCGTGCTGCTGGCTAAACTGCTGCCAACTTTTATGTTGCTGCTGTTCAAGTAACTTATTATCATTAAGTTGAGACAAGGTGAGAAGTGACAAAAGTGTTCCTTTTTATTTAGTTAAGTTAAGATAAACAACCAAGACAATAGACATAATATGTCGTTAGTGCTATTAATACGACATTAACTATTAACTTAAGAATAACATAGCACTTTATGGAGATGATGGCAGTAATGCAAAAGCTAATATACTCTTTTCCTCAGCAGTTTTTTAAAAATATGTGTACTAAATCAATATTTATAGTCACTATTTTATTCTTGTCTGCTTGTGGAGATCCAATTAAAGAACAAGCTTTACAACAATTGCCTATTACCGAGCAACGTGTTGCACAGTTGGGCGATGCCCTAGCAAGTGGCCAAGTTCGTAATGCCGTTTTAATTCAGCAATATGCACAGAAGGTGTTGGCGATAAAGCCAAACTTATCGACATTAATTAATGAATTTAAAAAAGATGCCACGGTACAAGGGCCAATGTACTTATCCTTACTTGATCGGGTTAATACAACAAAAAATAATCCGCAAATGTTTGCGTCAAGCCAAGCACTTTATGATGAATTACTTAATATTTATCAAGCAGCTGATCCTACTTTATTTTCTGAAGCATTAAGTGATCCACTCAATGTTTTAGCTGATATGTCTGATGGACAACTACCGCGTGTTAATTCGTTGTCGAAAGCACAAAGCCAAAGTGCCAATAATGCACAAGATTTTGGTACCGGTGAACAGCTAATTGGTAACCCAAGTTATGGTAGTTGGCAAACAGGCAGTAATGGCATGTCGTTTTGGGCATGGTATGGCATGTATTCAATGATGGGTGATTTACTTGGTCGTCGTACTTCGTACAATGACTGGGGCAGAAGTCGTAATTACAGCTATTACAATGATTATGGTAGAACCCGTTATAGCTCGCCTAGCCAGTTAAATAATCAAACTAAACTTGATGAACGTACTAAAAAGTCATTTGCTAGCAAGGGACAAAAATACTCAAGTCCTTATAGTAAAAACCGTACTGGCTCTTCGAGCTTATCAAGTAAGAGTAAAACCGCACAAACTAGCGCTAATCGCTTTCGCAGTAATACTGCTAAAAAAAGCAGCTTTGCCAGTAAAAGTAGCTATTCAAACAAAAGCAAAAGCTCAAGTTTTAGAAATTCAAATACCAACACTTCACGCAGTTTTCGACGTGGCAAGTAACCAGTAATAGGAACCAAATATATTATGAATACATTAATTGAGCTTGTTGGTGTAAATCAAGAACTACTCATTTATTTAGCTATAGATATCACGATTGCCATTGCGCTTTTAGGTGCTATGCGCTTTTTATTAGGATTAACGAGCAAAGTTAATACCACTGAAGAATTAGCCCATAAAGATAATTTTGCTTTTGGTGTAAGTGTTGCGGGTAGTATTTTAGCGTTAGGTATTGTGCTAACTGGCGCAATCACTGGTGAAAATGCCCCAAGTTACTTGATGGAAATAATAGGCATGCTTGCCTACGGTACTTATGGTTTAGTTTTAATTAAAGTTGGCCGAATTGTTCAAGACAAAATTGCATTACAACATTTAAATAAAACTGAGTTAATAAAAGAGCAAAACCTTAGCATTGGTATTATTGATGCAGCAGGTGCTATTGCAACAGCAATTATTATTCGCTCGGTACTGCTTTGGGTGGACGGTTTAAGTATAGCTACCTTTATCGCCATTACTAGTGGCTTCATTGTTGCTCAAGCGGTGCTGGTATTAGTGACGCGTATTCGCGAAGGTAAATATGCTAAAAACAATCAAGAAGATTGTTTGCAAGAAGCGTTAAGTGAAGGTCAATTAGCACTTGCGATACGCTATAGTGGTCAAGTTATTAGTACAGCGCTTGCGGTTACAGCTGCTAGCCACTTCCTTATTTACAGTCCGGACACCTTGATAGTAAACCTGCTTGGCTGGTTAGTATTCGGGCTTATTATGACGGTATTAGTATCGCTGTTAACATCGCTCGCAAAACGCATTGTATTATGGGGTATTAATTTAGTAGAAGAAGTTGATCAACAACATAATAT
The sequence above is a segment of the Colwellia sp. 20A7 genome. Coding sequences within it:
- the glnE gene encoding bifunctional [glutamate--ammonia ligase]-adenylyl-L-tyrosine phosphorylase/[glutamate--ammonia-ligase] adenylyltransferase — translated: MSLLTLSQLNDNKLLEQQQHKSWQQFSQQHADSYQILTQQQLEHFKIAITLSDFILASALQAPELVFELFVSKSVYLTTTPAYETLLQDLLVDCKSEEQLHKILRNFRLQQMVNIAVADLVLNIDLEKSLERLSLLADALIQTSLHWLTEFCQEKWGVPTSNDDQPQQLLVYGMGKLGGKELNFSSDIDLIFVYPYSGETKGCRRSLDNQQFFTRLAQKLIAALHQQTADGFVYRVDMRLRPFGDSGPLVLTFNAMEDYYQEQGRDWERYAMLKARVIPHLATSPTQEEDYHQQLTTMLKPFVYRRYIDFSVIDSLRKMKSMISQEVRRKQLVNNIKLGAGGIREIEFIVQVFQLIRGGRVEELQQRNLLTVLPQLVIAGELEEDDKRVLQNAYCFLRRVENILQALADKQTQTLPDNDLDKQRLITILNFDAWQAFMLVLQAHMDDVHATFEQLIGVESPNHQAEDQHWSVLWNSRWSDEESIAWVEQEHTTQDSVIWNSEAIWRLLSDFRDDVSKRSIGSRGRQVLDKLIPLLICHIKQAKQAEFVLERVLHVFKRIVTRTAYLELLFENEGALKQLIHLCQASSWVTDYIAKYPILLDELIDPTLLHNPPQLSTYGVELRESMLRIPEEDLEAQMDGLRLFKQAQQLRIAAADIAGVLDVMTVSDHLTALAEAILNEVINIAWQQVANRFGVPLSTVDSENKGFGVIAYGKTGGKELSYGSDLDLVFVHHSPEGEETTGLAGGNKVVSSSQFYVKFAQRIMHIFNTRMNSGILYELDMRLRPSGNAGMLVIHINNFGKYQQEEAWTWEHQALVRARVVYGNKPIIDTFKTIREQVLNKSRDKAKLKEDVKAMREKMRNHLDKSDETHFDIKQGVGGLVDIEFIAQYLVLAHSCEHQNLTERCDNLGIFKLLTKLEILTSAEQNTLTSNYQQLRHLGHVATLRNENLLIDKSLIPEKEQVTALWHKFIE
- a CDS encoding DUF350 domain-containing protein; translated protein: MNTLIELVGVNQELLIYLAIDITIAIALLGAMRFLLGLTSKVNTTEELAHKDNFAFGVSVAGSILALGIVLTGAITGENAPSYLMEIIGMLAYGTYGLVLIKVGRIVQDKIALQHLNKTELIKEQNLSIGIIDAAGAIATAIIIRSVLLWVDGLSIATFIAITSGFIVAQAVLVLVTRIREGKYAKNNQEDCLQEALSEGQLALAIRYSGQVISTALAVTAASHFLIYSPDTLIVNLLGWLVFGLIMTVLVSLLTSLAKRIVLWGINLVEEVDQQHNIGVASIEMATSISIALILTALMA